ttgtatattatataaatagtgaattaaaaaaacatcaataaaatattcatttgtTTCATCTCCTACACTAagataagaaaaaaatataataatatacaaataaatatatactattaataactatattattatatactaaataaaaaaagcatactaaaatatattccttctaaaatatataaaagaaaaaataaaataaattaaaataagaaatgcaacttttatatttattatactaatatataataatgtacaaaaatatattcattaatatcacatacatataattgCTTATGTaagacatatatattttatttttaaaatgatatatagacaaaacattaaataattacaaaaaaaacttaaatgtaataattatataaaataagtATTGATATATTCACTAGATTGAACagtaatataaaatagaaCCCTTAAtttctattatatatatatatatatatatatttatttatttatttatttaaggacagaaatattttaaaaaatcatgaaatattttttatattttgatcATTCTTATAAGaacttattatataatacatatgaattattataacacTAAACTATAAaactattatttttgtgtccatttccttttatttatacattataattataaaacCTATATTccttaatatatacatatatatatggcctattagaaaaataataataacagTTTTAATCCAAAGCAAGAATTATAAGTGCCATAGAACAAATGTTTTTTAGGTCTTCctatatattatacttctgttttacttatatttaacatgtaatcatttatatatatacgAAAACAAGGTAAaaagtattattatataaattaaacaaaatagaaaaaagaaaaaggtaaatgaaataaaatactATATCATATATACTTATGCAAATTGATAAATTATTCCTCGTTTTGCCAGTAGGGAAACAACTCAGTAACAAGTTCAACGTATCTCTTTTCctatatattatacttctgttttacttatatttaacatgtaatcatttatatatatacgAAAACAAGGTAAaaagtattattatataaattaaacaaaatagaaaaaagaaaaaggtaaatgaaataaaatactATATCATATATACTTATACAAATTGATAAATTATTCCTCGTTTTGCCAGTAGGGAAACAACTCAGTAACAAGTTCAACGTATCTCTTTTTTGCatcttctttatttaaattttctaCCGATTTCCAAGCTTCATACTTTCTTCTATCATATACTTTAAATTTGCTTGGTTCCTTTATATTACAATTACCTATTGTACTCtgtttataatatttatacaaaCTTAACTTAATATTGTTAGGTaaatttacatttttaGGTACACTATTAATAAAGGAAACACTTTCCTCAAAAAGTTCTGCCATATTGATGTTTTATCGTTTGTTCTTTTGTTGATGTTTACGAactaaaaataaaaatgatatataaaaaaataaatataatattattttaatgatatttaatcaaacatatttaaaaaacattgcatatattttactttatttattattataaatataaataacaccgattaaaatatatatatatatatatatatataagaaaagACTTTATAAAACAATAGTATTTTTCTATAAGGAATAATTTAAGATAGTTTACCTTTAtctattttttaaatatatatgtttttttttaatattaaaaacaaaaatgaaaaaattaaatgaatgAATAATCTACTTAAacataaaagaaaaaaagaaatctaaaaagattttttttttaatttataatttatgtaaaaaagtttttaaatataaatattttaatttaaaaaacgttattattttattttatattttatgtaaaaaagtttttaaatataaatattttaatttaa
This is a stretch of genomic DNA from Plasmodium gaboni strain SY75 chromosome Unknown, whole genome shotgun sequence. It encodes these proteins:
- a CDS encoding acyl-CoA binding protein — its product is MAELFEESVSFINSVPKNVNLPNNIKLSLYKYYKQSTIGNCNIKEPSKFKVYDRRKYEAWKSVENLNKEDAKKRYVELVTELFPYWQNEE